CTTCATCACCTTCCTGAGTTTCAGTGGAGATGTCTGCTTTAATTTCATCTACACGAACTACTTCTTCCTCTTCAGCAACTTCCTCATCTTTTTTAACTACCATTTCCACAAACTTAACGGTAGGTCTTACCGGTGGAGGTGGCGGGGGAGGTGGAGGTGGGGGTGGTGCAGCTTCATCCAATGGTGGTGGTGCTGTTAAAGTTACAATACGGTTAATGGATTCATCTTCCTTACTTTTCTTTAAAAAACCAAAATCGATATAACTTGCACTGGTTAGTACTATAGTTGCACCAAAAATGATAGCAGATGCAATTAATGTGTTTTTTACCGATAATTGGCGCAGAAAAAATGCACCATAGGCTTTATTTCGATTGTCGAACACAATTTCGTCCATCGATTGCCTTAAATATTTTTTGTTATCTTCCATCATAACGATTCGTTTGTTTGTCTGATGCTTATAGAATTAAATTTCCATAAATTATTCACTCAATTATTATTCCGGAACAACATCTAATCTACCGCCATTGGCAATTGCTTCTTTTTCAAGTTCAGCAATATCCTGAATAGCATAAATTTTTGTACTGGTAATATCCATCTCGTCCAGAATATCCACCATGTTCTTATAAGTGGCGCCATCTGTCATTTTTATGATCACGATCATTTTTTCGGGATCACCGTGTTCTTTACCTACAGATTTTTGTTTTTTATAAATAATATCGCGAACTCCTTCTGCTGAATAATTGGTGGTTTTCATATCAAAAACCACTTGTCCTTCGTAATACCAGATCTTATCATCCTTATCCAATATTACATTTAAAACCATAGATTCCTTAACGTCTGTTTTTACCTGATCATCTTTCTTTGGCATGTTTAACTCCATTGCCACCGGTTTATTTAGGGTAGTGGTTAACATGAAGAAAGATATAAGGAGGAAGGCAAGATCCACCATTGGGGTAAAATCCACACGGGTCGACATTTTCTTCGACCTGACCTTACCCTTACCGTGTTTACTATGACTCCCTTTCTCCGGGGTTTGAATATCTGACATAACCTTTTAGTTTTTATTTGGTTACCGGAGCAACAGTTGCACCTGTTACCGGTCCTTCCAAAGTGGTTATTAAATTAAATGTATGAATGTTCACAGGCTCATTGGTCAATGTTTTAATGATCTCCTGAATTGCCTGAATATTGGCATCCTTATCACCTTTTATTGCAATACGCACTTCCGGTCGG
The genomic region above belongs to Bacteroidota bacterium and contains:
- a CDS encoding TonB family protein, which produces MMEDNKKYLRQSMDEIVFDNRNKAYGAFFLRQLSVKNTLIASAIIFGATIVLTSASYIDFGFLKKSKEDESINRIVTLTAPPPLDEAAPPPPPPPPPPPPVRPTVKFVEMVVKKDEEVAEEEEVVRVDEIKADISTETQEGDEDAEIIIETVVTEKEVVEDKTIYSFVEQNPEYPGGVKKLYEYLASHIEYPRMARDNGIEGTVYLKFVVDKNGKVSDVKVQRGIGAGCDEEAVRVVSTMPNWTPGRQNGAAVNVYFTLPVKFDLSD
- a CDS encoding biopolymer transporter ExbD, which gives rise to MSDIQTPEKGSHSKHGKGKVRSKKMSTRVDFTPMVDLAFLLISFFMLTTTLNKPVAMELNMPKKDDQVKTDVKESMVLNVILDKDDKIWYYEGQVVFDMKTTNYSAEGVRDIIYKKQKSVGKEHGDPEKMIVIIKMTDGATYKNMVDILDEMDITSTKIYAIQDIAELEKEAIANGGRLDVVPE